In Paenibacillus sp., the sequence GTATTGTCGTTCGCGCATGCGATTGTACGCGATCGCGTGCGGCCCGGCGACATCGCGGTCGACGCGACGATGGGCAACGGGCACGATACGTTGTTTTTGGCGGGGCTCGCGGGAGACGGCGGCCATGTGTACGCCTTCGACATTCAAGAGACAGCGCTCGCGAATACCGCGGAGCGGTTGGCGTCGTCCGGCATCCCGTCGTCTCGGTACACGCTGCTGCTGAGCGACCATGCCGAGATGGCTCAGCGATTGCCCGCCGCCGCCGTCGGCGGGGTCGCCGCCGTCATGTTCAATCTCGGGTATTTGCCGGGCGCGGATCATAGCGTCATCACGCGGACGCCTTCGACGCTTCGGGCGCTGGACGCGGCGCTCGCCGTCCTTCGCCCCGGCGGGGCCGCGACGGTCGTCGTGTACCCGGGCCACGCGGGCGGCGCCGACGAGGCGGCCGCCGTCGAGGCGTGGGCCGCGGCGCTCGATCCCTCGCGTTATCAAGCGATGGTATACCGGTTTGTGAACCAGCGCAACGCGCCGCCGTACGTTATCGCCGTGGAGAAAAGGAAATCATCCTTCATCATACATACATCAAATAAGGGAGAGAGAAACGATGTCTGAAGTGAAACCGTATCCACTGCAATTTCAGCCGGAGTTCAAAGAACGCGTATGGGGAGCGCGCGAGCTCGAGCGGTTCGGCTTCGATTTGCCGCCGGGCAACATCGGCGAAGGCTGGATGATCGGCGAGCATCCGAACGGCACGACGG encodes:
- a CDS encoding class I SAM-dependent methyltransferase, which encodes MGFLSVLSFAHAIVRDRVRPGDIAVDATMGNGHDTLFLAGLAGDGGHVYAFDIQETALANTAERLASSGIPSSRYTLLLSDHAEMAQRLPAAAVGGVAAVMFNLGYLPGADHSVITRTPSTLRALDAALAVLRPGGAATVVVYPGHAGGADEAAAVEAWAAALDPSRYQAMVYRFVNQRNAPPYVIAVEKRKSSFIIHTSNKGERNDV